The following proteins are co-located in the Microbulbifer sp. VAAF005 genome:
- a CDS encoding LysE family translocator, which produces MELSTLALFVPASFFASVTPGLCMMLSLSLGITLGVRQTLWMMVGELIGVASVAITSALGAAVLMVQYPTLFQLFKYCGAAYLAWIGVQMWRSRGQLALMDQGDTVDASRPSRRALALQGFVTAVANPKGWAFFIALLPPFINDAKPLVPQLSVLLAILLLLEALCLLIYASGGQALSRLLERSENVRLVNRISGTLMLSVGAWLALS; this is translated from the coding sequence ATGGAATTATCGACACTGGCACTCTTTGTTCCCGCAAGCTTCTTTGCCTCGGTCACACCGGGGCTCTGCATGATGCTATCGCTCAGTCTGGGAATTACCCTGGGCGTGCGCCAGACTCTGTGGATGATGGTGGGGGAGTTGATCGGTGTTGCGTCGGTGGCGATTACCTCTGCACTCGGTGCTGCGGTATTGATGGTTCAGTATCCGACTTTATTTCAGCTGTTCAAATACTGCGGGGCCGCCTATTTGGCCTGGATCGGCGTGCAGATGTGGCGCTCCCGGGGGCAGCTGGCTCTGATGGATCAGGGTGATACGGTCGATGCTAGCCGACCATCGCGAAGAGCGCTGGCACTACAGGGTTTTGTCACTGCTGTGGCTAACCCCAAGGGCTGGGCGTTTTTTATTGCGTTATTACCGCCATTTATTAACGATGCCAAACCCCTGGTACCGCAGCTCTCAGTCTTGCTGGCGATATTGCTGCTTTTGGAGGCGTTGTGCCTGCTGATTTATGCCAGTGGCGGCCAGGCTTTGAGTCGATTATTGGAGCGGTCTGAAAATGTGCGTTTGGTTAATCGGATTTCTGGTACTTTGATGCTATCGGTGGGAGCCTGGTTGGCGTTATCCTGA
- the thrC gene encoding threonine synthase → MKFVSTRGSAPSLSFADTVLTGLASDGGLYVPETLPKFSREEIASMAGLDYEQLAFRIIQPFVGDDLSDEELSGIIGRSYKHFRHKAIAPLVQTDTNEWVLELFHGPTLAFKDFALQFLGQLFDHLLKKRGERVVVMGATSGDTGSAAIEGCRHCDNIDIFILHPHNRVSEVQRRQMTTVQSDNVFNIALEGNFDDCQNMVKASFADQSFLPDGRRLVAVNSINWARIMAQIVYYFYAALRLGAPDKTVNFSVPTGNFGDIFAGYLARQMGLPIDQLIIATNANDILHRCISGNDHTPKPLVHSLSPSMDIMVSSNFERLLFDLYGRDGASVAELLADRSQPMHLSESALGKAREVFSSSRVDDKRTVEVIGETFSSCEYLLDPHTAIGVEAARQVRHSTEQPMVCLSTAHPAKFPDAVAQALPEKEIPLPSHMQDLWQREERFKVLPNNLSQVHDYMATMLSEGS, encoded by the coding sequence GTGAAATTTGTCAGCACACGCGGCAGCGCGCCGTCTCTCTCCTTCGCCGATACCGTACTAACAGGTCTTGCCAGCGATGGAGGCCTCTATGTTCCCGAGACTTTGCCGAAGTTTTCTCGCGAGGAAATTGCCTCTATGGCGGGGCTCGATTACGAGCAGCTGGCCTTTCGCATTATCCAGCCGTTTGTGGGGGATGATCTCAGTGATGAAGAGCTGAGCGGTATTATCGGACGTTCCTACAAGCACTTCCGCCACAAGGCTATTGCCCCGCTGGTGCAGACGGACACGAATGAGTGGGTGCTCGAGTTGTTTCACGGGCCCACCCTGGCATTTAAAGATTTTGCCTTGCAGTTCCTCGGTCAACTTTTTGATCACCTGCTGAAAAAGCGCGGTGAAAGAGTGGTGGTAATGGGAGCAACTTCTGGTGATACCGGTTCGGCCGCGATCGAAGGTTGCCGCCATTGCGACAATATCGATATTTTTATTCTGCACCCCCATAACCGTGTGTCTGAAGTCCAGCGACGCCAGATGACCACAGTGCAGTCGGATAACGTATTTAATATCGCTCTCGAAGGTAATTTCGACGATTGCCAGAATATGGTGAAAGCGAGTTTTGCCGATCAATCATTCCTGCCCGATGGACGCCGCCTGGTAGCGGTTAACTCCATTAACTGGGCGCGGATTATGGCGCAGATCGTCTATTACTTTTATGCCGCCCTGCGCCTGGGGGCGCCGGATAAAACCGTTAATTTCTCTGTGCCCACCGGTAATTTTGGCGATATTTTTGCCGGTTACTTGGCGAGGCAGATGGGATTGCCTATCGACCAATTGATAATTGCGACCAATGCCAACGATATTCTGCATCGTTGCATCAGCGGCAATGACCACACTCCCAAACCACTGGTGCACAGCTTGTCTCCCAGTATGGATATTATGGTGTCGAGCAACTTTGAGCGATTGCTGTTTGATCTCTACGGTCGCGATGGCGCGTCGGTTGCTGAATTGCTGGCGGATCGCAGCCAGCCCATGCATTTGAGTGAATCGGCCCTGGGCAAAGCGAGAGAAGTTTTCTCCTCTAGCCGTGTGGATGACAAGCGCACGGTTGAAGTGATTGGCGAGACTTTCAGCTCCTGCGAATATCTGCTCGATCCGCATACAGCTATCGGGGTTGAAGCCGCAAGACAGGTACGTCACTCCACCGAACAGCCCATGGTTTGCTTATCTACCGCACACCCGGCAAAATTCCCCGATGCCGTGGCCCAGGCCCTGCCAGAAAAAGAGATTCCTCTGCCGAGTCATATGCAGGATCTCTGGCAGCGGGAGGAGCGCTTCAAGGTATTGCCCAATAACTTGTCCCAAGTACACGACTATATGGCGACGATGCTGTCAGAAGGCAGTTAA
- a CDS encoding homoserine dehydrogenase has product MVVKKAPRAVRIGICGLGTVGSGTVNVLARNGREIAARCGRALVIEQIGARRDNAHCDTSQINVTREIFDVANNPNVDILVELIGGTTVAKELVRTAIENGKHVVTANKALIAEHGNELFELAAKHNVTIAYEAAVAGGIPIIKSLREGLVGNQVQWLAGIINGTGNYILTEMREKGRSFDEALAQAQALGYAEADPTFDVEGIDAAHKLVIMASLAFAMPLAFDKVYTEGISRICSEDIRYADELGYRIKHLGIARRTGKGVELRVHPTLIPQRRLIANVNGVMNAVLVSGDAVGPTLYYGAGAGDEATASAVIADLVDVARTLEAKPEHRVPAAGVALANQGGTQVLPEEDVITSYYLRIAAHDKPGVMSQVATICSDQGISIEALIQHEPVEGEALVPVVILTSRADEASLRQAVAQIEALETVEGEVVRIRVESLG; this is encoded by the coding sequence GTGGTTGTAAAAAAGGCACCCCGTGCCGTGCGGATTGGTATCTGTGGCTTGGGTACCGTCGGTAGCGGAACGGTGAATGTACTGGCGCGCAATGGACGGGAAATTGCTGCCCGTTGTGGTCGCGCCCTGGTCATTGAACAAATAGGTGCGCGCCGCGATAACGCACACTGTGATACCAGCCAGATAAACGTTACCCGGGAAATTTTCGATGTCGCCAATAATCCCAACGTGGATATTTTGGTGGAGCTTATCGGTGGTACTACGGTAGCCAAGGAGCTGGTGCGCACAGCGATTGAAAATGGCAAGCATGTTGTCACCGCTAACAAGGCGTTGATTGCCGAACACGGCAACGAGCTGTTTGAGCTGGCCGCAAAGCACAATGTCACTATTGCCTATGAGGCGGCAGTAGCTGGCGGTATTCCTATTATTAAATCCCTGCGCGAAGGATTGGTGGGCAACCAGGTGCAGTGGCTCGCCGGAATTATTAATGGCACCGGCAATTACATCCTCACTGAGATGCGGGAAAAAGGGCGGAGCTTTGATGAAGCTCTGGCCCAGGCCCAAGCATTAGGATATGCAGAAGCGGACCCCACTTTTGATGTGGAAGGTATCGATGCTGCTCACAAGCTGGTGATTATGGCTTCCCTGGCATTTGCTATGCCGCTCGCTTTTGACAAGGTGTACACCGAAGGCATTAGCCGGATCTGTAGTGAAGATATTCGCTACGCCGATGAGCTGGGATACCGTATCAAGCACCTGGGGATTGCGCGTCGCACCGGCAAGGGCGTGGAGTTGCGGGTGCACCCGACCTTAATCCCCCAGCGCCGCCTGATCGCCAACGTAAACGGCGTTATGAATGCGGTGCTGGTCAGCGGCGATGCTGTGGGACCAACCCTGTATTACGGCGCTGGTGCGGGCGATGAAGCCACGGCATCGGCAGTGATTGCCGATCTTGTTGATGTGGCCCGCACTCTTGAGGCCAAGCCGGAGCACAGAGTGCCGGCAGCGGGTGTCGCTCTTGCGAACCAAGGGGGAACCCAGGTTCTGCCGGAAGAAGATGTTATTACCAGTTATTACCTGCGTATCGCCGCCCACGACAAGCCCGGTGTCATGTCTCAGGTGGCAACCATTTGCAGTGATCAAGGCATCAGCATCGAGGCTCTGATCCAGCACGAACCGGTTGAAGGTGAGGCACTTGTCCCGGTGGTGATTTTGACCAGCCGAGCCGATGAAGCCAGCCTCCGCCAAGCGGTTGCACAAATAGAGGCGTTGGAAACGGTCGAAGGTGAAGTCGTCAGGATTCGTGTCGAGAGCCTCGGATAA
- a CDS encoding DMT family transporter, with product MKRKQVQAEVLLLLAALFWGVAFVPQKIAMADIEPLAFNAWRFILGGLILIPIVYWLSSRRDAQPGEAEGQLVNHTWRACLPGGALLGFWLFLGAALQQVSLLYTTAGRAGFITGFYLLLVPVIGLSLGHKTNRWTWMGIGLALFGLYWLADFSEESQLVGDLMVFASAFVFAIQVLTADRLVKRYDALRLACIQFLVCGLLSAVASLFTEEATLQSAIDAAWPIAYMMIFSTALAFTFQLLAQRYAAPSHATVIMSLEAVFALAAGWLFLNEMLNTTELIGCGLMLAGMLVSHYGNHSGTHH from the coding sequence GTGAAACGTAAACAAGTTCAGGCCGAAGTCCTACTGTTATTAGCCGCTCTTTTCTGGGGCGTAGCCTTTGTGCCGCAAAAGATTGCCATGGCGGATATTGAGCCACTGGCATTTAACGCATGGCGTTTTATTCTCGGTGGTTTAATCCTGATTCCCATCGTTTACTGGTTGTCCTCCCGTCGCGATGCCCAGCCCGGTGAAGCCGAGGGACAATTGGTGAATCACACCTGGCGCGCCTGCCTGCCCGGTGGCGCACTGTTGGGTTTTTGGCTGTTTCTCGGCGCGGCACTGCAACAGGTGAGCCTGCTTTATACCACTGCCGGCCGCGCCGGATTTATTACCGGTTTTTATTTACTGCTGGTGCCGGTGATCGGTTTGTCCCTGGGGCATAAAACCAACCGCTGGACCTGGATGGGAATTGGTCTCGCTTTGTTTGGCCTCTATTGGCTGGCGGACTTCAGTGAAGAATCCCAGCTGGTGGGCGACTTAATGGTATTTGCCAGTGCCTTTGTTTTTGCCATCCAGGTATTGACGGCGGATCGATTGGTAAAACGCTACGATGCCCTGCGGCTGGCCTGTATCCAGTTCCTGGTGTGTGGCCTTTTGTCCGCTGTAGCTTCGCTATTTACCGAAGAGGCGACACTGCAATCGGCGATCGATGCGGCTTGGCCTATTGCCTATATGATGATTTTCTCCACGGCACTGGCGTTTACTTTCCAGCTCTTGGCCCAACGCTACGCCGCGCCTTCTCACGCTACCGTAATTATGAGCCTGGAGGCAGTTTTCGCCCTGGCGGCGGGCTGGCTATTCCTCAATGAAATGCTCAATACCACGGAGTTAATTGGCTGTGGTTTGATGCTGGCGGGGATGCTGGTCAGTCACTACGGCAACCACAGCGGTACTCACCACTAG
- a CDS encoding N-acetyltransferase, translating to MKRDKLLAVLNEDSLREHLIKHEYFDVQSINEWIKFKLEVDSLPGCRVRLIYIGGVLAGWCGIQPDDSGFEMAVVISQQFWGFGLSVFKTMIGWAKELGHKEIVCHLLDSRPEYRALKRISKTVHKTELLGRCFTTYCIELDKYAYIKL from the coding sequence GTGAAGCGAGATAAGCTGTTAGCTGTACTCAATGAGGATTCACTTAGGGAGCACTTAATTAAACATGAATACTTTGATGTCCAGAGTATTAATGAGTGGATCAAGTTTAAGTTAGAAGTAGACTCCCTGCCTGGGTGCCGTGTTCGACTAATTTACATCGGTGGAGTATTAGCTGGGTGGTGTGGTATTCAACCTGACGATAGCGGCTTTGAGATGGCTGTTGTCATATCTCAACAGTTTTGGGGTTTTGGACTCTCAGTATTCAAAACAATGATCGGTTGGGCTAAGGAGTTGGGGCATAAAGAAATAGTGTGTCATTTGCTTGACAGTAGGCCAGAATACAGAGCTTTGAAAAGAATATCCAAAACAGTACATAAAACCGAGCTGTTGGGTCGATGTTTTACGACATACTGTATCGAGCTCGATAAATATGCATATATTAAACTATAA
- the lysS gene encoding lysine--tRNA ligase yields MTDIQQDENKLIAERRTKLSALREKGNAFPNSFRRENLAADLQAEFGDKQKEELEELGKRACVAGRILAKRGPFMVIQDVSDRIQLYADKAAQKDIKERFGAWDIGDIVGVKGTLHKSGKGDLYVNCEEYSLLTKALRPLPEKFHGIADQEMRYRQRYVDLIATPEAREVFRVRSKVIEYIRDFLNAQQFMEVETPMLQVIPGGASARPFVTHHNALDIDMYLRIAPELYLKRLVVGGFERVYEINRNFRNEGLSTRHNPEFTMLEFYQAYADYNDLMDLTEKMLRGICEDVLGSTTVEYQDSSYDFSKPFARLSVFDSILHYNPELTAADIDNIESARAVAEKLEIPLKESWGLGKVQIEIFEKTVEHRLDQPTFITEYPTEVSPLARRNDDNPFVTDRFEFFVGGREIANGFSELNDAEDQAERFKAQVAEKDAGDDEAMHYDADYIRALEYGLPPTAGEGIGIDRLVMLFTNSPSIRDVLLFPHMRPEAND; encoded by the coding sequence ATGACTGATATCCAGCAAGACGAAAACAAACTGATCGCCGAGCGCCGCACCAAGCTTTCCGCTCTGCGCGAGAAGGGCAATGCTTTCCCCAACAGTTTTCGCCGCGAGAACCTCGCTGCCGACCTGCAAGCTGAGTTCGGCGATAAACAGAAAGAGGAGCTGGAAGAACTGGGTAAACGGGCGTGCGTAGCAGGGCGAATCCTGGCTAAACGCGGACCCTTTATGGTGATCCAGGATGTGTCTGACCGCATCCAGCTCTACGCCGATAAAGCGGCACAGAAAGATATTAAAGAGCGCTTCGGTGCCTGGGATATCGGCGATATCGTCGGCGTAAAAGGCACACTGCACAAATCCGGCAAGGGCGATCTCTACGTCAACTGTGAAGAGTACAGCCTGCTGACCAAAGCGCTGCGCCCGCTGCCGGAAAAATTTCACGGCATCGCCGATCAGGAAATGCGTTATCGCCAGCGCTACGTGGACCTGATCGCCACGCCGGAAGCCCGCGAAGTGTTCCGCGTGCGCTCCAAAGTGATTGAGTACATCCGCGACTTCCTCAACGCCCAGCAGTTTATGGAAGTGGAAACGCCCATGCTGCAAGTTATTCCCGGTGGTGCCAGCGCGCGTCCGTTCGTTACCCACCACAATGCGCTGGATATCGATATGTACCTGCGTATTGCCCCGGAGCTGTACCTGAAGCGTCTGGTTGTGGGTGGTTTTGAGCGGGTTTACGAGATCAACCGCAACTTCCGCAACGAGGGCCTGTCCACGCGCCACAACCCCGAATTCACGATGCTTGAGTTCTACCAGGCGTACGCGGACTACAACGACCTGATGGATCTCACCGAGAAGATGCTGCGCGGTATCTGTGAAGATGTACTGGGCTCCACCACTGTGGAATACCAGGACAGCAGCTACGACTTCTCCAAGCCGTTCGCGCGTTTGTCTGTGTTCGACTCCATCCTGCACTACAACCCGGAACTCACTGCGGCCGATATCGACAATATCGAATCCGCCCGCGCGGTAGCCGAGAAGCTGGAAATCCCGCTGAAAGAAAGCTGGGGCCTGGGTAAGGTACAGATCGAGATCTTCGAGAAGACTGTAGAGCACCGTCTCGACCAGCCGACCTTTATCACTGAGTACCCAACCGAAGTGTCTCCCTTGGCTCGCCGTAACGATGACAATCCGTTTGTCACCGACCGCTTTGAATTCTTCGTTGGAGGCCGCGAGATAGCCAATGGTTTCTCCGAGTTGAACGACGCGGAAGATCAGGCCGAGCGCTTCAAAGCCCAGGTTGCGGAGAAAGATGCCGGTGATGATGAAGCCATGCATTACGACGCCGACTATATCCGCGCGCTGGAATACGGCCTGCCACCCACCGCTGGTGAGGGCATCGGTATCGACCGTCTGGTAATGCTGTTTACCAACTCTCCGTCGATTCGCGACGTACTCCTATTCCCGCATATGCGCCCTGAAGCGAACGACTAA
- a CDS encoding MerR family transcriptional regulator, with product MNISQAAENSGLSAKALRHYENIGLVVPGRSANGYRDYSTADVETLCFVRRARACGFTTEEVRALLGLRDNPERHSRETKDLVNHKLGQLEEQLQILLGMRATLRAFADSCAGNESPDCAILEKLSGQTA from the coding sequence GTGAACATTTCCCAGGCCGCAGAGAATTCGGGCCTCAGTGCCAAGGCCCTGCGGCACTACGAAAATATTGGCCTGGTGGTGCCCGGCCGCTCCGCTAATGGCTATCGGGATTACTCAACTGCCGATGTCGAAACCCTCTGCTTCGTGCGCCGCGCGCGGGCCTGCGGCTTTACTACTGAGGAGGTCCGGGCGCTACTGGGGTTGCGGGATAACCCGGAGCGCCACAGCCGCGAGACCAAAGACCTGGTCAATCACAAGCTCGGGCAGCTCGAAGAGCAGTTGCAGATCCTGCTGGGGATGCGCGCAACCTTGCGGGCCTTTGCCGATAGCTGCGCCGGCAATGAGTCCCCAGACTGCGCAATTCTGGAAAAGCTCTCGGGACAGACCGCCTAG
- the prfB gene encoding peptide chain release factor 2 (programmed frameshift), with translation MEINPLLNQLKDLEERTDVLRGYLDYASKKERLTEVELELAEPSVWDDPNRAQDLGRERSSLETVVNTIENLDSGIADCRELLEMAVEENDEDSVGEVSAEVEGLQEQLGVLEFRRMFSGENDENNAYLDIQAGSGGTEAQDWAEMILRMYLRWGEAHGFKTTLEEVSAGEVAGIKSATVHFAGDHAFGWLRTETGVHRLVRKSPFDSGNRRHTSFSSIFVSPEIDDNIEIDIDKSQVREDTYRASGAGGQHVNKTDSAVRLTHLETNIVVQCQSERSQHQNRDKAWKMLRAKMYEQEMLKRNAEKQAMEDSKADIGWGSQIRSYVLDDQRIKDLRTNVQTSNCQAVLDGDLDQFIEASLKAGL, from the exons ATGGAAATCAATCCCCTCCTAAATCAATTAAAAGACCTTGAAGAGCGCACTGACGTTCTTAGGGGGTATCTT GACTACGCCAGCAAGAAAGAACGCCTTACGGAAGTAGAGCTGGAGCTGGCCGAGCCGAGCGTTTGGGACGATCCTAATCGCGCTCAGGATCTGGGGCGCGAGCGCTCTTCCCTGGAAACGGTGGTTAATACCATCGAAAACCTCGATTCGGGCATCGCCGATTGCCGCGAGCTGCTGGAAATGGCGGTTGAGGAAAATGATGAGGACTCCGTAGGGGAGGTCTCTGCTGAGGTTGAAGGCCTCCAGGAACAGTTAGGGGTTTTGGAATTCCGCCGTATGTTCTCCGGTGAAAATGATGAGAACAATGCCTACCTGGATATCCAAGCGGGCTCTGGTGGCACCGAGGCCCAGGACTGGGCGGAAATGATTTTGCGTATGTATCTGCGCTGGGGTGAAGCCCACGGCTTCAAGACCACCCTGGAAGAGGTTTCCGCGGGTGAAGTTGCCGGTATTAAGAGTGCCACCGTGCACTTCGCAGGCGACCACGCCTTCGGTTGGTTGCGTACCGAGACCGGGGTACACCGCCTGGTGCGCAAATCGCCGTTTGACTCCGGCAATCGCCGTCACACCTCTTTCAGCTCGATATTTGTCTCCCCGGAAATCGATGACAATATTGAAATTGATATCGATAAATCCCAGGTGCGTGAAGATACCTACCGCGCGTCCGGCGCCGGTGGTCAGCACGTGAACAAAACCGACTCTGCGGTGCGTTTGACCCACTTGGAAACCAATATTGTGGTGCAGTGCCAGAGTGAGCGCTCCCAGCACCAAAACCGTGATAAAGCCTGGAAAATGCTGCGTGCAAAAATGTACGAGCAGGAAATGCTCAAGCGCAACGCAGAGAAACAGGCCATGGAAGACAGCAAGGCCGACATCGGTTGGGGCAGCCAGATCCGCTCCTACGTGTTGGACGACCAGCGTATCAAGGACCTGCGCACCAATGTCCAGACCAGTAACTGCCAGGCAGTACTGGACGGAGACCTGGACCAATTTATCGAAGCCAGCCTCAAAGCCGGCCTCTGA
- a CDS encoding dienelactone hydrolase family protein, producing MVSDIFGRTKALERFAADLPGSVEIVDPYNSELMSFDCEVEAYSHFTSKVGLDKYVEKLSERISASFGYVSLVGFSIGASAIWRLSDHQALSNVSGAILFYSSQVRHYVKIDPIFLTRLIFPAMEPHFSVSEVMQTLKQKEQVEVHHSTYLHGFMNPHSRNYNAEAYAKYKQIVCNTPFNDPICKGFS from the coding sequence TTGGTTTCAGATATTTTTGGTCGTACAAAAGCGTTAGAGCGATTTGCAGCTGATCTTCCTGGTAGTGTAGAGATAGTTGATCCGTATAATTCAGAATTGATGAGTTTCGATTGTGAAGTTGAGGCGTATTCACACTTTACATCAAAGGTTGGGCTCGATAAATACGTTGAAAAATTATCAGAGAGAATCAGCGCATCATTTGGTTATGTGAGTTTAGTAGGTTTTAGTATTGGTGCATCGGCCATATGGAGATTATCTGATCATCAAGCTTTGAGTAATGTTTCAGGGGCAATTTTGTTTTATAGTTCACAAGTTCGCCATTACGTCAAAATTGATCCTATATTTCTTACGCGCTTGATATTCCCGGCGATGGAGCCTCACTTTTCTGTATCAGAGGTCATGCAGACGTTGAAGCAGAAAGAGCAAGTGGAGGTTCATCATTCCACTTACCTTCATGGCTTTATGAATCCCCATTCCAGAAATTATAATGCAGAAGCTTATGCTAAATACAAGCAG
- the recJ gene encoding single-stranded-DNA-specific exonuclease RecJ produces the protein MSTKIQRRPVDLSTGRFASETPKILQRVLLGRGIVSEEALDHSLSQLQSPQSMRGLEAAVSLLVDAIHGQKKILIVGDFDADGATSSTLGVLALGAMGAPGVEYLVPNRFDFGYGLTPEIVEVAKDYQPDLLITVDNGISSIEGVAAAKAAGMKVIVTDHHLPGSELPQADAIVNPNQPDCDFPSKNLAGVGVIFYLLSRLRTALQQSGWFEQSGIAPPNMAEYLDLVALGTVADLVPLDHNNRILVHQGIARIRAGRCRPGIAALMEVAGRDQRRLSTTDIGFILGPRINAAGRLDDIGTGIRCLLTRDPSEARELAGELDALNRDRKAIEQGMQREAMAALDELRLEGEIPWSLCLYDANWHQGVVGILASRIKEKFHRPVIAFAEGDNGLVKGSARSIPGLHIRDALSDVAAAHPDLISKFGGHAMAAGLSLPQENLEAFRNAFEQVVRNRLNENQLHAVIDSDGELESGDYTLHTAAMLRACAPWGQAFPEPVFDGEFLLLQQRIVGERHLKMVVAPPQAPQLALDAIAFNVDTEQWPQPTERVRLAFKLDVNEFRGRESLQLMVSLLEAV, from the coding sequence TTGAGTACAAAAATTCAGCGACGGCCAGTGGATTTGTCTACTGGCCGTTTTGCTTCTGAAACACCAAAAATATTGCAGCGTGTCCTGTTGGGGCGGGGGATTGTCAGCGAAGAAGCGTTGGATCACAGCCTCTCTCAATTACAGAGCCCGCAGAGTATGCGAGGGCTGGAGGCTGCCGTTTCCTTGCTGGTGGATGCTATCCACGGGCAAAAGAAAATCCTTATCGTGGGGGATTTCGATGCGGATGGAGCCACCAGTAGCACCTTGGGGGTGTTGGCCCTGGGTGCAATGGGCGCGCCGGGGGTGGAGTACCTGGTGCCGAATCGCTTTGACTTCGGCTACGGGCTGACTCCAGAAATTGTCGAGGTAGCCAAAGATTATCAGCCCGATCTGCTGATCACCGTAGATAACGGTATTAGCAGTATCGAGGGCGTGGCAGCGGCAAAAGCTGCTGGTATGAAAGTGATTGTGACGGATCACCACCTGCCCGGAAGTGAGCTGCCGCAGGCGGATGCCATCGTAAACCCGAACCAGCCGGATTGTGACTTTCCCAGCAAGAATCTCGCTGGGGTGGGGGTGATCTTTTATCTGCTCAGCCGTTTGCGCACGGCCCTACAGCAGAGTGGGTGGTTTGAGCAGAGCGGTATCGCCCCGCCCAATATGGCCGAATACCTGGATTTGGTCGCCTTGGGTACTGTGGCCGACCTGGTCCCACTGGATCACAACAACCGGATTCTGGTTCACCAGGGCATCGCCCGTATCCGCGCCGGCCGCTGCCGGCCCGGTATTGCCGCCCTGATGGAGGTTGCCGGGCGCGACCAGCGCAGGCTCTCCACCACAGATATTGGTTTTATTTTGGGGCCGCGTATTAATGCGGCTGGTCGTCTCGACGATATCGGCACCGGTATCCGCTGCCTGCTCACCCGCGATCCCAGTGAAGCGCGGGAGCTGGCCGGCGAGCTGGACGCCCTGAACCGGGATCGCAAAGCGATCGAGCAGGGGATGCAGCGGGAGGCAATGGCGGCCCTGGATGAGTTGCGCCTGGAGGGCGAAATTCCCTGGAGTTTGTGTCTGTACGATGCCAACTGGCATCAAGGTGTGGTGGGTATTTTGGCCAGCCGTATCAAAGAGAAATTCCACCGCCCGGTGATCGCATTTGCTGAGGGTGACAACGGCCTGGTGAAGGGCTCTGCGCGTTCGATTCCCGGGCTGCATATTCGCGATGCCCTGAGTGACGTAGCCGCCGCTCATCCGGACCTGATCAGCAAGTTCGGTGGCCACGCCATGGCGGCGGGGCTGAGCTTACCCCAGGAAAACCTGGAGGCTTTCCGCAACGCTTTTGAGCAGGTGGTGCGCAACCGCCTGAATGAAAACCAGCTGCACGCGGTTATCGACTCTGACGGTGAGTTGGAATCTGGGGATTACACATTGCACACGGCAGCTATGTTGCGCGCTTGCGCGCCCTGGGGACAGGCGTTTCCAGAGCCGGTATTCGACGGTGAATTCCTGTTGCTGCAACAGCGCATTGTCGGCGAGCGCCATTTAAAAATGGTGGTGGCGCCGCCCCAGGCACCGCAATTAGCGCTGGATGCTATTGCTTTTAATGTGGACACCGAGCAGTGGCCGCAGCCCACGGAAAGAGTGCGCCTGGCTTTTAAGCTCGATGTTAATGAATTTCGCGGGCGGGAATCCCTGCAATTAATGGTGAGCCTGTTAGAAGCGGTATAG